A stretch of Eriocheir sinensis breed Jianghai 21 unplaced genomic scaffold, ASM2467909v1 Scaffold1512, whole genome shotgun sequence DNA encodes these proteins:
- the LOC126990274 gene encoding GATA zinc finger domain-containing protein 14-like isoform X2 — MCCVTDLGPILLSRRGHSQAHPCPHHPRSHHISFTTNTDDDDEYSNHIYLYHSQNHTVNNISNINHDNDTTINDNDTNNNHNDTNHNHNDTNHNHNDTNHNHNDNDTNHNHNHNDTNHNHNDTNHNHNDTNHNHNDTNHNHNDTNHNHNDTNHNHNHNDTNHNHNDNDTNHNHNHNDTNHNHNHNDTNHNHNHNDTNHNHNHNDTNHNHNHNDTNHNHNDNDTNHNHNHNDTNHNHNHNDTNHNHNHNDTNHNHNHNDTNHNHNHNDTNHNHNHNDTNHNHNHNDTNHNHNHNDTNHNHNHNDTNHNHNHNDTNNNDNDNDTNHNHNHNDTNHNHNHNDTNHNHNDNNNHHNHNHNDTNHNHNHNDTNHNHNDNDTNHNHNHNDTNNNDNDTNHNHNHNDTNHNHNDNNNNDNDTNHNHNHNDTNHNHNDNNNHHNYNNHNHNYDGRMLQRLL; from the exons ATGTGTTGCGTCACTGACCTCGGGCCGATTTTGCTTTCCAGGAGGGGTCATAGTCAAGCCCACCCCTGCCCCCACCACCCCCGCTCCCACCACATCagcttcaccaccaacaccgacGACGACGATGAGTACAGCAACCACATCTACCTCTACCACAGCCAGAACCACACCGTCAACAACATCAGCAACATCAACCACGACAACGACACCACCATCAACGACAAcgacaccaacaacaaccacaacgacaccaaccacaaccacaacgacaccaaccacaaccacaacgacaccaaccacaaccacaacgacaacgacaccaaccacaaccacaaccacaacgacaccaaccacaaccacaacgacaccaaccacaaccacaacgacaccaaccacaaccacaacgacaccaaccacaaccacaacgacaccaaccacaaccacaacgacaccaaccacaaccacaaccacaacgacaccaaccacaaccacaacgacaacgacaccaaccacaaccacaaccacaacgacaccaaccacaaccacaaccacaacgacaccaaccacaaccacaaccacaacgacaccaaccacaaccacaaccacaacgacaccaaccacaaccacaaccacaacgacaccaaccacaaccacaacgacaacgacaccaaccacaaccacaaccacaacgacaccaaccacaaccacaaccacaacgacaccaaccacaaccacaaccacaacgacaccaaccacaaccacaaccacaacgacaccaaccacaaccacaaccacaacgacaccaaccacaaccacaaccacaacgacaccaaccacaaccacaaccacaacgacaccaaccacaaccacaaccacaacgacaccaaccacaaccacaaccacaacgacaccaaccacaaccacaaccacaacgacaccaacaacaacgacaacgacaacgacaccaaccacaaccacaaccacaacgacaccaaccacaaccacaaccacaacgacaccaaccacaaccacaacgacaacaacaaccaccacaaccacaaccacaacgacaccaaccacaaccacaaccacaacgacaccaaccacaaccacaacgacaacgacaccaaccacaaccacaaccacaacgacaccaacaacaacgacaacgacaccaaccacaaccacaaccacaacgacaccaaccacaaccacaacgacaacaacaacaacgacaacgacaccaaccacaaccacaaccacaacgacaccaaccacaaccacaacgacaacaacaaccaccacaactacaacaaccacaaccacaactacgACGGAAGAATGCTCCAGAGACTTTTGTG A
- the LOC126990273 gene encoding E3 ubiquitin-protein ligase arc-1-like isoform X2, with translation MMAARDGGGAARLFGAGNRLPQEPKCPRCRVNYKLKDMNHYVSHKREPLLLSCGHAVCESCTATATHTCILCNQVTTFDKSFAPGKHLYILGGLYCNRKKEFMMNAFHQPQMFPQPKVIKKDQCQECCQIKASVLCTTCTSQLCEACFRKIHLPRTMNAHKSEPLPEGGPWTMSRCREHPGEFCSLLCHTCTSANIEKYICTRCHILGLHQQHEVIELAYLNSLKKPQVKAALTQVEQMVEELHSERQRRQCKGVKKNNQ, from the exons ATGATGGCGGCGCGGGACGGTGGCGGGGCGGCGCGTCTCTTCGGGGCCGGCAACAGGCTGCCCCAGGAACCCAAGTGTCCACGCTGCAGGGTGAACTACAAGCTGAAGG ACATGAACCACTATGTCAGCCACAAGCGAGAGCCCCTGCTGCTGTCATGTGGCCATGCAGTGTGTGAGTCGTGCACggccaccgccacacacacctgTATTCTCTGCAATCAG GTCACCACATTCGACAAGAGTTTTGCCCCAGGGAAGCACCTCTACATCCTTGGAGGCTTATACTGCaacaggaagaaaga GTTTATGATGAATGCTTTCCACCAGCCTCAGATGTTCCCACAGCCAAAGGTTATCAAGAAAG ACCAGTGTCAGGAGTGTTGCCAGATCAAAGCCTCCGTTCTGTGCACCACCTGCACCTCCCAGCTGTGTGAGGCATGCTTCAGGAag ATCCACCTCCCACGGACTATGAACGCCCACAAGTCTGAGCCATTGCCGGAAGGTGGCCCATGGACGATGAGTAGGTGCAGGGAGCATCCGGGTGAATTCTGCTCCCTCCTGTGCCACACTTGCACCAGCGCCAACATTGAGAAG tACATCTGCACCAGGTGTCACATCTTGGGACTACACCAGCAGCACGAAGTGATTGAACTGGCATACCTG aACTCACTGAAGAAGCCCCAGGTAAAAGCCGCCCTCACCCAGGTGGAGCAGATGGTGGAGGAACTGCATTCAGAGCGGCAG aggagacagtgcaagggcgtaaaaaagaacaaccaataa
- the LOC126990273 gene encoding E3 ubiquitin-protein ligase arc-1-like isoform X1 has protein sequence MMAARDGGGAARLFGAGNRLPQEPKCPRCRVNYKLKDMNHYVSHKREPLLLSCGHAVCESCTATATHTCILCNQVTTFDKSFAPGKHLYILGGLYCNRKKEFMMNAFHQPQMFPQPKVIKKDQCQECCQIKASVLCTTCTSQLCEACFRKIHLPRTMNAHKSEPLPEGGPWTMSRCREHPGEFCSLLCHTCTSANIEKYICTRCHILGLHQQHEVIELAYLNSLKKPQVKAALTQVEQMVEELHSERQQRRQCKGVKKNNQ, from the exons ATGATGGCGGCGCGGGACGGTGGCGGGGCGGCGCGTCTCTTCGGGGCCGGCAACAGGCTGCCCCAGGAACCCAAGTGTCCACGCTGCAGGGTGAACTACAAGCTGAAGG ACATGAACCACTATGTCAGCCACAAGCGAGAGCCCCTGCTGCTGTCATGTGGCCATGCAGTGTGTGAGTCGTGCACggccaccgccacacacacctgTATTCTCTGCAATCAG GTCACCACATTCGACAAGAGTTTTGCCCCAGGGAAGCACCTCTACATCCTTGGAGGCTTATACTGCaacaggaagaaaga GTTTATGATGAATGCTTTCCACCAGCCTCAGATGTTCCCACAGCCAAAGGTTATCAAGAAAG ACCAGTGTCAGGAGTGTTGCCAGATCAAAGCCTCCGTTCTGTGCACCACCTGCACCTCCCAGCTGTGTGAGGCATGCTTCAGGAag ATCCACCTCCCACGGACTATGAACGCCCACAAGTCTGAGCCATTGCCGGAAGGTGGCCCATGGACGATGAGTAGGTGCAGGGAGCATCCGGGTGAATTCTGCTCCCTCCTGTGCCACACTTGCACCAGCGCCAACATTGAGAAG tACATCTGCACCAGGTGTCACATCTTGGGACTACACCAGCAGCACGAAGTGATTGAACTGGCATACCTG aACTCACTGAAGAAGCCCCAGGTAAAAGCCGCCCTCACCCAGGTGGAGCAGATGGTGGAGGAACTGCATTCAGAGCGGCAG cagaggagacagtgcaagggcgtaaaaaagaacaaccaataa
- the LOC126990274 gene encoding mucin-2-like isoform X1 has translation MSTATTSTSTTARTTPSTTSATSTTTTTPPSTTTTPTTTTTTPTTTTTTPTTTTTTPTTTTTTTTPTTTTTTTTPTTTTTTPTTTTTTPTTTTTTPTTTTTTPTTTTTTPTTTTTTTTPTTTTTTTTPTTTTTTTTPTTTTTTTTPTTTTTTTTPTTTTTTTTPTTTTTTTTPTTTTTTTTPTTTTTTTTPTTTTTTTTPTTTTTTTTPTTTTTTTTPTTTTTTTTPTTTTTTTTPTTTTTTTTPTTTTTTTTPTTTTTTTTPTTTTTTTTPTTTTTTTTPTTTTTTTTPTTTTTTTTPTTTTTTTTTTTTTTTTTPTTTTTTTTPTTTTTTTTPTTTTTTTTPTTTTTTPTTTTTTTTPTTTTTTTTTTTTTPTTTTTTTTPTTTTTTTTTTTTTTTTTTTTTEECSRDFCECGRFNLMAGRIANGADVGANEYPYHVLIAIDGPGNGNDRECNGVIVSDKWVMTSENCVSIGNRPADASDITVFTGSDRNSLTSLTVSMLVTDERDDIPAGEVRIVLLMLTTPIADAMPVCLAEPGDITEGTQMILTGWGRTSNNPNSNAGILQELSVTVGAQDDCRQSSSRFFCTLSNTGGGCMDDEGSPVVVQVCGGEQWAVAGILSSTAGCQGGQSNSDVFIDVTQSLAFIRDTIGEVEC, from the exons ATGAGTACAGCAACCACATCTACCTCTACCACAGCCAGAACCACACCGTCAACAACATCAGCAACATCAACCACGACAACGACACCACCATCAACGACAAcgacaccaacaacaaccacaacgacaccaaccacaaccacaacgacaccaaccacaaccacaacgacaccaaccacaaccacaacgacaacgacaccaaccacaaccacaaccacaacgacaccaaccacaaccacaacgacaccaaccacaaccacaacgacaccaaccacaaccacaacgacaccaaccacaaccacaacgacaccaaccacaaccacaacgacaccaaccacaaccacaaccacaacgacaccaaccacaaccacaacgacaacgacaccaaccacaaccacaaccacaacgacaccaaccacaaccacaaccacaacgacaccaaccacaaccacaaccacaacgacaccaaccacaaccacaaccacaacgacaccaaccacaaccacaaccacaacgacaccaaccacaaccacaacgacaacgacaccaaccacaaccacaaccacaacgacaccaaccacaaccacaaccacaacgacaccaaccacaaccacaaccacaacgacaccaaccacaaccacaaccacaacgacaccaaccacaaccacaaccacaacgacaccaaccacaaccacaaccacaacgacaccaaccacaaccacaaccacaacgacaccaaccacaaccacaaccacaacgacaccaaccacaaccacaaccacaacgacaccaaccacaaccacaaccacaacgacaccaacaacaacgacaacgacaacgacaccaaccacaaccacaaccacaacgacaccaaccacaaccacaaccacaacgacaccaaccacaaccacaacgacaacaacaaccaccacaaccacaaccacaacgacaccaaccacaaccacaaccacaacgacaccaaccacaaccacaacgacaacgacaccaaccacaaccacaaccacaacgacaccaacaacaacgacaacgacaccaaccacaaccacaaccacaacgacaccaaccacaaccacaacgacaacaacaacaacgacaacgacaccaaccacaaccacaaccacaacgacaccaaccacaaccacaacgacaacaacaaccaccacaactacaacaaccacaaccacaactacgACGGAAGAATGCTCCAGAGACTTTTGTG AGTGCGGCAGGTTCAATCTCATGGCCGGTAGGATAGCCAATGGTGCCGATGTTGGGGCTAACGAGTATCCCTACCACGTGCTGATTGCAATTGATGGCCCCGGGAATGGAAACGACCGCGAGTGCAACGGGGTGATCGTTAGCGACAAATGGGTCATGACTTCCGAAAATTGCGTCTCCATCGGTAATCG CCCAGCTGACGCGAGTGATATAACGGTCTTCACAGGCAGCGACAGGAACAGCCTAACCAGCCTAACGGTGTCCATGTTGGTCACTGATGAAAGGGATGACATACCAGCCGGG GAGGTTAGAATCGTCCTGCTGATGCTCACCACGCCTATCGCTGACGCCATGCCTGTGTGTCTTGCGGAGCCGGGAGACATCACAGAGGGGACCCAAATGATACTAACAGGCTGGGGACGGACATCTAACAACC CCAACAGCAACGCCGGCATTCTCCAAGAGCTCTCCGTCACCGTTGGAGCCCAAGATGACTGCAGACAGAGCTCGAGTAGATTCTTCTGCACCCTGAGCAATACGGGAGGCGGGTGTATG GATGACGAGGGCAGCCCCGTTGTGGTCCAAGTGTGCGGTGGGGAGCAATGGGCAGTGGCGGGCATCCTCAGCAGCACGGCCGGGTGTCAAGGTGGGCAAAGCAACTCCGATGTCTTCATAGATGTCACGCAAAGTCTCGCGTTTATCCGGGATACCATCGGCGAGGTGGAGTGTTAG